From Larus michahellis chromosome 8, bLarMic1.1, whole genome shotgun sequence, one genomic window encodes:
- the CDKN2C gene encoding cyclin-dependent kinase 4 inhibitor C, with translation MAEPSGNELASAAAKGDLVQLTNLLQKNVNVNAQNGFGRTALQVMKLGNPEIARRLLINGADPNLKDSTGFAVIHDVAREGFLDTLQTLVEFKADVNIEDNEGNLPLHLAAREGHVRVVEFLLECRECNVGHQNKRGATAYDLAKLYNRSAVVKLLEDSSLFAENMN, from the exons ATGGCCGAGCCTTCTGGGAACGAGCTGGCGTCCGCGGCTGCCAAGGGGGACCTAGTGCAACTTACTAATTTGTTGCAAAAGAATGTAAACGTCAATGCACAAAATGGATTTGGGAGGACTGCGCTGCAG gTGATGAAACTCGGGAACCCCGAAATTGCCAGGAGGTTGTTAATTAACGGTGCAGACCCCAATCTGAAAGACAGTACTGGCTTCGCTGTAATTCATGATGTAGCCAGAGAGGGTTTTCTGGACACTTTGCAGACTCTGGTGGAGTTTAAAGCTGATGTTAACATTGAGGATAACGAGGGCAACCTGCCCTTGCACTTGGCGGCCCGGGAGGGGCATGTGCGGGTGGTGGAGTTTCTGCTGGAGTGCAGGGAGTGCAACGTGGGCCACCAGAACAAGCGGGGGGCCACCGCCTACGACCTGGCCAAGCTCTACAACAGATCCGCCGTGGTGAAGCTCTTGGAGGACAGCAGCTTATTCGCGGAAAACATGAATTAA